One window from the genome of Candidatus Synechococcus calcipolaris G9 encodes:
- a CDS encoding glycosyltransferase family 4 protein, with the protein MTHILYVLPYLGQGGTEKQALSLIQALGDRYDLSLLAPDGPGAAPFRALSIPQATFTRWDFNFFKGFFEVLRALRAMHRQKKIDLVHIHGAHELMIPCRWVLRHTPMIFTVHGYHGSGALFSYRTSAWLSQWLAQGVITVCQAEDDLLRRFGLAGPKRHLIYNGVPQPKLEPEKTRAWAQTLHLQPDQQLIIGTAARLNPVKGLTYLIQAFAQLSGEHLRLVIAGTGDLEADLKQEADDLGVGDRTIFTGYVADLANLMQVFDIFVLPSLEEACSLACAEAMAQGKPIVGTNVGGIPEQVADKINGFIVPPQDATALAEKLGQLVADPELRHRFGQNSGDRYRDNFSLATMVAQTTQLYDQFIQP; encoded by the coding sequence ATGACCCATATTCTCTACGTTCTGCCCTATCTTGGTCAGGGGGGGACGGAAAAACAGGCCTTGAGTTTAATCCAAGCCCTAGGCGATCGCTATGATCTTTCCCTATTAGCTCCCGATGGCCCGGGGGCAGCTCCCTTCCGTGCCTTATCCATTCCCCAGGCTACCTTTACCCGTTGGGATTTTAATTTTTTTAAGGGTTTTTTTGAGGTTCTCCGGGCGCTAAGGGCCATGCACCGCCAGAAAAAGATTGATCTGGTGCATATCCATGGGGCCCACGAACTAATGATTCCCTGTCGATGGGTACTACGCCACACACCCATGATTTTTACCGTCCATGGCTACCATGGCAGTGGCGCCCTCTTTAGCTACCGCACCAGTGCCTGGTTGAGTCAATGGCTGGCCCAGGGGGTGATTACGGTGTGTCAAGCCGAGGATGACCTACTGCGGCGATTTGGGTTGGCCGGCCCTAAACGCCATTTGATCTATAACGGGGTTCCCCAGCCGAAGCTAGAGCCGGAAAAAACTAGGGCATGGGCGCAAACCCTTCATCTTCAGCCTGATCAGCAATTAATTATTGGCACCGCCGCCCGCCTAAATCCGGTTAAGGGACTCACGTACCTGATCCAGGCCTTTGCCCAATTATCCGGGGAGCATTTGCGCTTAGTGATTGCCGGAACCGGTGACTTGGAAGCAGACCTGAAGCAGGAGGCGGATGATTTGGGCGTGGGCGATCGCACGATTTTTACGGGCTATGTGGCGGATCTTGCCAACTTGATGCAGGTGTTTGATATTTTTGTCCTCCCCTCCCTGGAAGAAGCCTGTAGTTTGGCCTGTGCCGAAGCCATGGCCCAGGGAAAACCCATTGTTGGCACAAATGTCGGTGGCATTCCCGAACAAGTTGCCGATAAAATCAATGGCTTTATCGTTCCACCCCAGGATGCAACGGCCCTTGCCGAAAAACTCGGCCAACTCGTTGCCGACCCCGAACTACGCCATCGCTTTGGCCAAAACAGTGGCGATCGCTATCGAGATAATTTTTCCCTAGCAACCATGGTTGCCCAAACAACTCAACTGTACGATCAGTTTATACAGCCATGA
- the ctpC gene encoding carboxyl-terminal processing protease CtpC, whose translation MRLSNRTLVVGATVVLTAAVAVTGAGLHLSKSLAGFRQSPKELVDEIWQVIDREYVDATFNGNDWRAVRREYLSREYATPDDAYKAAREMLEKINDPYTRFMDPEQFKSMQIETSGELTGVGITITEDEETNEITVISPIEGSPAADAGLNAKDVIIEIDGTSTKGMDLNEAVGMIRGPVNTSVRLKVRRDNQILNFDIIRARIEIHPVRHSLRETPQGKVGYIRLVQFSSNAAAEMRSAIREFEKENVVGYVLDLRSNPGGLLFSSAEIARMFLRQGTIVSTVNRQGVSDRLQAGRGFLTDKPMVVLIDGGSASASEILAGALQDNGRATLVGTKTFGKGLVQSVQPVGEASGIAVTIAKYLTPSGRDINKKGIEPDIELALTDAQRESLTRDDIGTDKDPQYSQALVILRERIAAGQQQTSQSTTP comes from the coding sequence ATGAGACTATCAAATCGTACTCTGGTGGTTGGGGCAACCGTTGTTTTAACTGCAGCCGTGGCTGTCACTGGAGCCGGTTTGCATTTGTCTAAGAGCCTGGCAGGGTTTCGCCAAAGTCCCAAGGAATTAGTGGATGAAATCTGGCAGGTCATCGATCGCGAGTATGTGGATGCCACATTTAATGGCAATGATTGGCGGGCAGTGCGGCGAGAGTACCTGTCCCGAGAATATGCCACCCCCGATGATGCCTACAAAGCGGCGCGGGAAATGTTAGAGAAAATTAACGATCCCTATACCCGTTTCATGGATCCAGAGCAGTTCAAATCGATGCAAATTGAAACCTCCGGGGAATTAACGGGGGTGGGCATTACGATTACCGAAGATGAAGAAACCAACGAAATCACGGTCATTTCCCCCATTGAGGGGAGTCCGGCGGCGGATGCGGGTTTGAATGCCAAGGATGTGATCATCGAAATTGATGGCACGAGTACCAAGGGCATGGACTTAAACGAGGCGGTGGGGATGATTCGCGGCCCGGTGAATACCAGCGTCCGCCTCAAGGTGCGCCGGGATAACCAAATTCTTAACTTTGATATTATTCGCGCCCGCATTGAGATCCATCCTGTGCGCCATAGTCTGCGGGAAACGCCCCAGGGCAAAGTGGGCTATATTCGCCTCGTTCAGTTTAGTTCCAATGCAGCGGCGGAGATGCGATCGGCGATTCGGGAATTTGAAAAGGAAAATGTCGTGGGCTACGTCCTTGATCTGCGATCCAATCCAGGGGGGTTACTCTTCTCCAGTGCAGAAATTGCCCGCATGTTTCTGCGCCAAGGCACGATTGTCTCCACGGTCAATCGTCAAGGGGTTTCCGATCGCCTGCAAGCAGGCCGGGGCTTTTTGACGGATAAACCCATGGTGGTTTTAATTGATGGTGGTTCTGCCAGTGCCAGTGAAATTCTGGCCGGAGCCTTGCAAGACAATGGCCGGGCGACCTTGGTGGGAACGAAAACCTTTGGTAAGGGCCTAGTGCAGTCGGTGCAACCCGTGGGTGAAGCTTCCGGAATTGCGGTGACGATTGCCAAATATCTAACCCCCAGTGGCCGGGATATTAACAAAAAAGGCATTGAGCCAGATATTGAGCTTGCCTTAACGGATGCCCAGCGGGAAAGCCTAACCCGTGATGACATTGGCACGGACAAGGATCCCCAATATTCCCAAGCCTTGGTAATCCTGCGGGAGCGCATTGCTGCCGGACAACAGCAGACCAGCCAATCCACGACTCCTTAG